Part of the Candidatus Zixiibacteriota bacterium genome is shown below.
AATATATCCAGAATAACCCCCTGAAATGGCACCTGGATAGGGAAAATCCGGAAAGGGTGGGTTTGGATAAATTAGAAGGTGAGATTTTCAATTTAGGCAAAAACACAAATTATTTCTTCGCAGATAAGAAATAAAGAAGGTGCATTATGAAAAAGCTTATTTTGAATATTTTCACTTGCCTTATTTTTCTTTCCGTAATTGGCTTCCGCAGGGATGTGAGGAAAGAAGAGGTTTCAAAGAAGATAGCCTTGTTGGCAGCTCAGGAGGAAAAGATAAAAGATTTTTACAGTCTAGACTTAGAAAAAGATAGCTTAAGTGAAATAGATAGCAAATTAAACGAGGCACTTTACTCGAAATATTCCGTGCAGCAAACTCCAGAATTCAAGACGGAAGGCGTGGCAATTTATGAGATCGCTACTGACAAAATTGAGATGGATAGTATTCATATCCTATTTAGCCATCCTGTGCCTTTTGTAGTAGCAGTTTCTGATGATTTGAAGACTTTCAGATTATTTCGTTTTGAAGGGCAGAATGAGTTTGGCAAAATGATAGATTATTTGTTCAATAACAATATGTTAGAAAAGAAGAATATCCTTCCATTGTCAGTTCTATTTTATTGTATAGAAATAACATCCTGGGATGGTATCAAAGTTATCTCTAATCCTATGGAATTAGCTAAAGAGATCAAAGAATGGAGTACTTTCGAAGACTATGAAAAATTCGCTAAATCAGTTTTGCGTTTGAAGAAAGATGAAATCATGCCTCCCTCTGTGGTTAGAGCAGGAGACGGCTGGGATGTTACTTTTTTTATTTTCGTAAGCATGCATTACTGTTGCCCCAGATTCGGAAAAGTACAAATGCATGTAAGTGATAAGGTTTTCACAATAGTTTCGGATGAAAGAATATTTTGAGGTTCATAAAATGTAATTTATAGCGAAGCTCTTGTTGTAGAAAATACAGGCGAACACACAGTAGGGGCACGGCACTCCGTGCCCCTACACAGAGGAGAAAAAATGGATTACAAAGGCAGGATTATCGGCAAAAGCATTACTGAGATTTATTTCCGGACTTTTTATGAGGAGGAGCTGCATTTGGGGGATATCCTGGTTGCTCTGGACGAGGAGCGGAATCTTCCTTTCTATCTAAGGATTGTAGATGTCAGCTACGGGGTTGAGGCAACTGATCCGGATTGGGCTTCGCGCACTGCAGGGAATATGATGCTTTTAGACCGGCAGGATGAGTCTTACCAGTTTCAGGAAAAAGAGAGAAGGCTTTTCAAGATCGGTAGATGTGTGCCTTTAGGTTATGTCAAAAATCACCAATTCAAAAAGCCCAGAACCATACCGGAGCATTTCTCCAGGGTTAGAACTCCGAATAATGAGGATTTTCTTTTCCTGAAAAAATATATGGGGGATGTCGAGGTCGGCTCTTTGCGTTCAGGTGAGGAAATTCTGGATTTTAAAATCGGAATCAGCGGAGAGCTGTTTCCATATCACATAGGGATATTTGCCACTACCGGGATGGGGAAAAGTAATCTGATGAAAGTTTTGGCTTCTTCAGTCTTGGAATCGGGCAGATACGGAATGCTGATCTTAGACCCGCACGGTGAATATTATGACGGTGGGGGTGACCCGAAACACAAAGGGCTGGTTGACCATCCTCTGGCAAAAGATAGACTGAGGGTCTATTCTTCCAGAGATCTAAAGGGACCTTATAATAAGCTCAAGATAAGCTCCAAAGAGATAGAGATAAAGGACGTCAGGCACATTTATGGTTTTACGCAGGCTCAAGTTGAGGCTCTATATGCTTTATCTCACCATTTCAGGCATGATTGGTTAGTGGGGGTGACGAAAAGCTCTATTCAGGAGCTGGCGATGAGCATATCCTCAGGCGGTGCATTTTTTGAATCAACCATCGGGGTTATCCAGAGAAGGGCTGAGCAGATTTTGAGGCTTCCTTTTGTACACGGTGACCCACAGGTCTCCATCACTCTGAACGTGATTAATGATTTAAGCCTGGGGAAGGTAGTCTTAATTGACACTTCCAATATGTCTGAGCAGGAAGAGCTTTTGATCTCTGCGGTTCTTACCAGAGCGGTTTTTTCCAGAAACAGGGAAGCATATCAGGACCCGGCCAAGTTCAAAAAAATCCTGCCGACTTTGATCGTGATGGAGGAAGCCCAGAGAGTCTTATCTCAAAAAGGAGAGTCAGACATAAATATCTTCGCCCAAGTTTCCAGGGAAGGAAGGAAATTCAAAACCGGTCTTTGTGCCATCACCCAGCAGCCAAAGCTGATTAACGAGGAGCTTCTATCTCAGTTCAATACCCTTTTCATCTTAGGACTGGCAGATGAACGTGACCGGAATATCTTAAAAAGCTCAGCCAAGCAGGATATATCAGATTTAGGAGCGGAGATTCAGATGCTTGAGGCAGGGGAAGCCCTGATCACTTCTCCGCAGGCACCTTTTGCCATCCCGGCAAAGGTTTATCTTTTTGAGGAATGGCTGAAAGAGAGAAAGGATTTACTTAAGGATAAAAATTCTGTTGACGTGAAAGTGGATGAAGGATTCTTTAAATGACGTGAGACGGGTAGCGGCAGACCCCTGTGTCTGCCATTTGATAAATTGTAGGGGCGAGGTTTCCTCGCCCTGATAGGTCTCCAAGACTTCAGTACCGCATCCATACCCAGTTACCATCGCCAATCCAGATTTACTTCAAGTGATACTTTAAGTCTTATCAAAACCAGGAGAAAAAAGTCAAATCAGCGCATCAATCTCAGGTCAGGCGAGGATGCGTGCAGGCTTGGGCTATGATTTTTTTGTAAAAAAAGTTGCAAAATGTATGAATTTGCTTGCATA
Proteins encoded:
- a CDS encoding ATP-binding protein — encoded protein: MDYKGRIIGKSITEIYFRTFYEEELHLGDILVALDEERNLPFYLRIVDVSYGVEATDPDWASRTAGNMMLLDRQDESYQFQEKERRLFKIGRCVPLGYVKNHQFKKPRTIPEHFSRVRTPNNEDFLFLKKYMGDVEVGSLRSGEEILDFKIGISGELFPYHIGIFATTGMGKSNLMKVLASSVLESGRYGMLILDPHGEYYDGGGDPKHKGLVDHPLAKDRLRVYSSRDLKGPYNKLKISSKEIEIKDVRHIYGFTQAQVEALYALSHHFRHDWLVGVTKSSIQELAMSISSGGAFFESTIGVIQRRAEQILRLPFVHGDPQVSITLNVINDLSLGKVVLIDTSNMSEQEELLISAVLTRAVFSRNREAYQDPAKFKKILPTLIVMEEAQRVLSQKGESDINIFAQVSREGRKFKTGLCAITQQPKLINEELLSQFNTLFILGLADERDRNILKSSAKQDISDLGAEIQMLEAGEALITSPQAPFAIPAKVYLFEEWLKERKDLLKDKNSVDVKVDEGFFK